From a single Candidatus Nanopelagicales bacterium genomic region:
- a CDS encoding carboxyl transferase domain-containing protein, producing MPARRGSPTISRTTIAHALQIVRDIVDTLPPPPAAPWQVRDPAEPAVDPTTLYSVIPQDTRTPYDVREIIARLVDGSEFTEFKSEYGTTLVTGFAHIMGHPVGIIANNGVLFSESALKGAHFIELCDQRRIPLLFLQNISGFMVGRDYEAGGIAKNGAKMVTAVACARVPKLTVVIGGSFGAGNYSMCGRAYSPRFLWMWPNARISVMGGEQAASVLATVRREQFEARGEEWPVTAEEEFKDPIRQSYEEKGSPYYATARLWDDGVIDPLDTRRVVGLALGVCALAPLEPISLRRVPDVMGMYDTVLIANRGEIAVRVIRTLRAMGIRSVAVYSDVDSGSRHVLEADEAVRIGPAPAAQSYLDIDAVIAAARLTGAQAIHPGYGFLSENPDFATACAQAGIVFVGPPVAAIEGMGDKIAAKNTVSAAGVPVVPGRHDPDMSDANVAAAVAEIGYPSILKPSAGGGGKGMRVIRDESEVCRRYRSSAA from the coding sequence ATTCCCGCACGTCGGGGGTCACCGACCATCTCGCGGACAACGATCGCCCACGCCCTACAGATCGTCCGGGACATCGTCGACACACTGCCGCCACCCCCGGCCGCGCCCTGGCAGGTCCGCGATCCCGCCGAGCCCGCCGTGGACCCTACGACCCTGTACTCCGTGATCCCGCAGGACACCCGCACGCCCTATGACGTCCGCGAGATCATCGCCCGACTTGTGGACGGCAGCGAGTTCACGGAGTTCAAGTCCGAGTACGGCACCACGTTGGTCACTGGCTTCGCGCACATCATGGGACACCCGGTCGGCATCATCGCCAACAACGGGGTCCTGTTCTCGGAATCCGCACTCAAGGGCGCCCACTTCATCGAGCTGTGCGACCAGCGTCGGATCCCATTGCTGTTCTTGCAGAACATCAGCGGTTTCATGGTCGGCCGCGACTACGAGGCCGGAGGCATCGCCAAGAACGGCGCCAAGATGGTCACCGCCGTGGCCTGCGCCCGGGTGCCCAAGTTGACCGTCGTTATCGGAGGGTCCTTCGGGGCGGGCAACTACTCCATGTGCGGCCGGGCCTACTCGCCCAGGTTCTTGTGGATGTGGCCGAACGCGCGTATCTCGGTCATGGGCGGTGAGCAGGCCGCCTCTGTCCTCGCGACGGTGCGCCGCGAGCAGTTCGAGGCGCGCGGCGAAGAGTGGCCGGTGACCGCCGAGGAGGAGTTCAAGGATCCGATCCGGCAGTCATATGAGGAGAAGGGCAGTCCGTACTACGCGACCGCCCGACTGTGGGATGACGGTGTCATCGACCCGCTTGACACCCGCCGGGTCGTCGGCCTGGCCCTCGGTGTGTGTGCGCTGGCACCCCTGGAGCCGATCTCGCTGCGGCGTGTTCCGGATGTGATGGGGATGTACGACACGGTCCTGATCGCCAATCGCGGCGAGATCGCCGTGCGCGTGATCCGCACTCTGCGGGCGATGGGAATCCGCTCGGTGGCTGTCTACAGCGACGTTGATTCCGGATCCCGCCATGTGCTCGAGGCCGACGAAGCAGTGCGCATCGGTCCCGCCCCGGCCGCGCAGTCCTACCTGGACATCGACGCGGTCATCGCGGCAGCCCGCCTCACCGGAGCCCAGGCGATCCACCCCGGCTACGGATTCCTCAGCGAGAACCCCGACTTCGCCACGGCGTGTGCGCAGGCGGGTATCGTCTTCGTCGGCCCGCCGGTCGCGGCGATCGAGGGCATGGGCGACAAGATCGCGGCCAAGAACACAGTCTCGGCGGCGGGCGTTCCGGTGGTGCCGGGGCGCCACGACCCGGACATGTCCGACGCCAATGTCGCGGCAGCAGTTGCCGAGATTGGATACCCATCGATCCTGAAACCTTCGGCCGGCGGCGGCGGCAAAGGGATGCGCGTCATCCGCGACGAATCAGAGGTCTGCCGCCGGTATCGCAGCAGCGCGGCGTGA
- a CDS encoding carboxyl transferase domain-containing protein — translation MTVLGTRIDPSSAQALANDTANREIAADLHARLAVAAQGGPERSRSRHVERGKLLPRQRVDHLLDPGSPFLELSPLAATGMYDDEAPAAGIITGVGRINERLCMVDRQRRHRQGRHLLPDDGEEAPARAGGRGAEPAAVHLLWSTPAGRSCRCRRMCSPTASTSDASSTTRRACPRSRHPADRRGDGVMHRRAAPTCPP, via the coding sequence ATGACAGTCCTGGGTACGCGCATCGACCCGTCCTCTGCGCAGGCACTGGCCAACGACACCGCCAACCGGGAAATCGCCGCCGATCTTCACGCTCGGCTGGCCGTCGCCGCGCAGGGCGGCCCGGAGCGGTCGCGCAGCCGCCACGTCGAACGGGGCAAACTCCTGCCCCGGCAGCGTGTCGATCACCTCCTCGACCCTGGATCGCCGTTCCTGGAACTGTCCCCGCTGGCCGCGACCGGCATGTACGACGACGAAGCGCCGGCCGCCGGGATCATCACCGGCGTGGGGCGCATCAACGAGCGGCTGTGCATGGTCGATCGCCAACGACGCCACCGTCAAGGGCGGCACCTACTACCCGATGACGGTGAAGAAGCACCTGCGCGCGCAGGAGGTCGCGGCGCAGAACCGGCTGCCGTGCATCTGCTCTGGTCGACTCCGGCGGGGCGTTCCTGCCGATGCAGGAGGATGTGTTCCCCGACCGCGAGCACTTCGGACGCATCTTCTACAACCAGGCGCGCCTGTCCGCGCTCGAGGCATCCCGCAGATCGCCGCGGTGATGGGGTCATGCACCGCCGGGCGGCGCCTACGTGCCCGCCATGA
- a CDS encoding N-acetylmuramoyl-L-alanine amidase, whose translation MTASLIGTVAVIVMSTALAGPAACAPPTDAAPAGDSNPARQPASQPASQPASQPATQPGTRPTIVQRPIPYGAARRHQMAHYSKIHYGEAEWRLQPRGVVQHYTATNSLESVFATFRANQPDPELGQLPGVCTHFVIDRDGTIYQLVSTTIRCRHTVGLNDSMIGIEHVGMSDGAVMGNRRQRQASLALTSWLVTEFGLATGDVIGHSESVRSRFHHERYGPWRCQTHGDFSRRTMNDYRRRLNERLAGTDADTSPPRWAPSSC comes from the coding sequence ATGACCGCATCGCTGATCGGAACCGTCGCCGTGATCGTGATGTCCACCGCACTGGCCGGGCCCGCAGCTTGCGCTCCCCCGACTGATGCGGCACCAGCGGGCGACTCGAACCCTGCGAGGCAGCCCGCGAGCCAGCCCGCGAGCCAGCCCGCGAGCCAACCGGCGACTCAACCGGGGACCCGCCCGACGATCGTGCAACGTCCGATTCCCTACGGTGCCGCGCGCAGGCATCAGATGGCCCACTACTCGAAGATCCATTACGGCGAAGCTGAGTGGCGGCTGCAGCCGCGCGGTGTCGTGCAGCACTACACGGCGACCAACTCTTTGGAGTCAGTGTTCGCGACGTTCAGAGCCAACCAGCCGGATCCGGAGTTGGGGCAGCTTCCCGGGGTGTGCACCCACTTCGTCATCGACCGCGACGGCACCATCTATCAGCTGGTGTCGACGACCATCCGGTGTCGGCACACGGTCGGATTGAACGACAGCATGATCGGCATCGAGCATGTCGGCATGTCCGATGGGGCGGTGATGGGCAACCGGAGGCAGCGGCAGGCCTCCTTGGCCCTGACGTCGTGGCTGGTCACCGAGTTCGGGCTGGCGACCGGCGACGTGATCGGCCACAGCGAGAGTGTGCGCAGTCGGTTCCACCACGAACGGTACGGACCCTGGCGATGCCAGACGCACGGTGACTTCAGCCGTCGCACCATGAACGACTACCGGCGGCGGTTGAACGAACGGCTCGCCGGCACGGACGCGGACACCTCGCCGCCGCGGTGGGCGCCCTCTTCCTGCTGA
- a CDS encoding DUF6206 family protein, producing MDVTAGAVALQRLEDGLDPAHPERSGVQVLAYGEISAALLVPREPALADVVVKRMSGFADDAAATKYVELLREYLERLSGLGITTLPTEPVIVTRRGRGPTVYLMQPRVAADDLGNRVLFDASDDELAAAVTAVLVEVGKVLERNAAVLRQSGPADEISIDAQLSNWAFHGEVPVLIDVGTPFIRREGSVRGSGGHAFDQEILLSAVPPGIRHYYRRKGTASEYMDDYFDARLIAVDLLGNFIKEGAAERLPVGIAAVNEWLRGAGSNLPSGVGTRPDVTRPEVEEYYEKDAATLALFLRVRRMDRQIRHLLRRPYDFILPGPVRR from the coding sequence ATGGACGTCACGGCCGGAGCAGTCGCCCTGCAGCGACTGGAGGATGGTTTGGATCCCGCGCACCCGGAACGCTCCGGGGTGCAGGTGCTCGCCTACGGCGAGATCTCGGCCGCGCTCTTGGTCCCCCGCGAGCCGGCCCTCGCCGACGTCGTGGTCAAGCGGATGTCCGGCTTCGCCGACGACGCCGCTGCGACGAAGTACGTGGAGTTGCTCCGGGAGTATCTCGAACGACTGTCGGGATTGGGGATCACCACCCTGCCCACTGAGCCGGTCATCGTCACCCGTCGCGGCCGCGGCCCCACCGTGTACCTCATGCAGCCCCGAGTGGCCGCGGACGACCTGGGCAACCGGGTCCTGTTCGATGCGTCAGACGATGAACTCGCGGCGGCGGTCACGGCCGTTTTGGTGGAGGTCGGCAAGGTTCTGGAGCGCAACGCGGCGGTTCTCCGGCAGTCGGGACCGGCCGACGAGATCTCCATCGACGCCCAGTTGTCGAACTGGGCGTTCCACGGCGAGGTGCCGGTGCTGATCGATGTCGGCACGCCCTTCATTCGCCGAGAAGGCTCCGTTCGCGGGTCCGGCGGCCACGCCTTCGACCAGGAGATCCTGCTCAGTGCCGTCCCGCCGGGGATCCGCCACTACTACCGCCGCAAGGGCACGGCAAGCGAGTACATGGACGACTACTTCGACGCGCGCCTGATCGCCGTCGACCTGCTGGGCAACTTCATCAAGGAAGGCGCAGCCGAACGGCTCCCAGTCGGGATCGCGGCCGTCAACGAATGGCTTCGCGGCGCGGGGAGTAATCTGCCTTCGGGCGTGGGCACCCGCCCCGACGTCACCCGACCGGAGGTCGAGGAGTACTACGAGAAGGATGCGGCGACGCTGGCTCTGTTCCTACGGGTGCGCCGGATGGACCGGCAGATCAGGCACCTGTTGCGCCGCCCCTACGACTTCATCCTTCCGGGACCAGTGCGGCGCTGA
- a CDS encoding aminotransferase class III-fold pyridoxal phosphate-dependent enzyme, with the protein MRSLCDQHGAMYIADEVQTGLGRSGHMWAGERFQVVPDILVTGKGLSGGLYPIAATLLGERAGEWLQSDGWGHISTFGGAELGCVVAGEVLTMTAETLPSVPDLERAWAAGLADVQKAHPDWLVEVRQTGVIIGLRFAHEAGGMLMTRLLFDEGVWAMFAGFDRSVLQVKPGLLMDPADTAAVLAALDRACTVAERTLHPNEAN; encoded by the coding sequence GTGCGCTCACTGTGCGACCAGCATGGCGCCATGTACATCGCTGACGAAGTGCAGACCGGGCTCGGACGGTCCGGCCACATGTGGGCCGGCGAGCGGTTTCAGGTGGTGCCCGACATCCTGGTCACCGGCAAAGGGCTGTCGGGCGGTCTGTATCCGATCGCGGCCACCCTGCTGGGGGAACGCGCGGGGGAGTGGCTGCAGTCCGACGGTTGGGGTCACATCTCGACTTTCGGGGGCGCGGAGTTGGGCTGCGTCGTGGCGGGCGAGGTCCTGACCATGACGGCCGAGACGTTGCCCTCGGTCCCCGACCTGGAACGTGCCTGGGCGGCCGGACTAGCGGACGTGCAGAAGGCCCACCCCGACTGGCTCGTCGAAGTGCGACAGACCGGCGTCATCATCGGGCTGCGCTTCGCTCATGAAGCCGGCGGCATGCTGATGACCCGACTGCTGTTCGACGAAGGAGTGTGGGCGATGTTCGCCGGTTTCGACCGCAGCGTGCTCCAGGTCAAGCCGGGACTGCTCATGGATCCCGCGGACACCGCCGCCGTACTCGCCGCTCTGGACCGAGCCTGCACGGTCGCAGAACGGACCTTGCATCCGAACGAGGCCAACTGA
- a CDS encoding aminotransferase class III-fold pyridoxal phosphate-dependent enzyme — MTPLTKAQILDLAEQYVCPDRVRFLRNAGIDLVIGRREGYRLWDMDGRELIDVHLNGGVYNLGHRNPRLIEVLTHALSDYDIGNHHFPSSARAILARDLVAATPGAQYAVFASGGGEAVDLAIKSARRATGRTRIVSARDAYHGHTGLALAAGDETAARSFYSDSDSVTRVPFNEHGRTRHRLGGRRCGGGDPRDAARHRGVHPT; from the coding sequence ATGACCCCCCTTACCAAAGCCCAGATCCTCGACCTGGCCGAGCAGTACGTCTGTCCCGACCGGGTCCGGTTCCTGCGCAACGCGGGCATCGACCTGGTCATCGGCCGTCGTGAGGGATATCGGCTGTGGGACATGGACGGTCGGGAACTCATCGACGTGCACCTCAACGGTGGCGTGTACAACCTCGGCCACCGCAACCCGCGGTTGATCGAGGTGTTGACCCACGCGCTGAGCGACTACGACATCGGCAATCACCACTTCCCCAGCAGCGCCCGAGCGATCCTGGCACGCGACCTTGTGGCGGCGACGCCCGGCGCGCAGTACGCGGTGTTCGCCAGTGGTGGCGGCGAAGCGGTCGACCTCGCCATCAAGAGTGCACGCCGCGCCACCGGGCGTACCCGGATCGTCTCGGCACGCGACGCCTACCACGGACACACGGGGCTGGCTCTGGCCGCCGGTGACGAGACTGCGGCGAGGTCGTTCTACTCGGACTCCGACTCGGTCACCAGGGTGCCGTTCAACGAACACGGCCGCACTCGCCACCGCCTTGGAGGCAGGCGATGTGGCGGCGGTGATCCTCGAGACGCTGCCCGCCACCGCGGGGTTCATCCCACCTGA
- a CDS encoding FAD-dependent oxidoreductase yields MVSPATSAMLTGVGGYDCDVAVIGSGFGGSVAALRAAEAGRSVIVCEQGNRVTPEDLQRGADSTRALLWEPALGLSGYFRQTVLRHVTVVGGVGVGGGSLVYAAVLLRPDAEVLAAPGWAATGIDWHAELEPHFATAAQMLGRQRNPHRGIQDEWLQQAAAAMGAADTYGATWQGIEFDDCVQCGQCITGCPYGAKRSTDLTYLRRAEDLGATVRTRSRVESLVPLGERGDHGWKVVLSDPVDRRSISSLITREVVLAAGVLGTTGLLLSCRDRWGTMPDLSPRLGDHVRTNSEAFAAVLHPPGTDVTRGSTISSDFYPDERTHITNNRFPKSYSFMKWYLSPAVTGGDQRERRRATLAAMLRHPRESFANVWPRDWHRRTTVLTVMQHDDNEIRLELSQGTTRT; encoded by the coding sequence ATGGTGTCACCTGCGACGTCTGCGATGCTGACTGGTGTGGGTGGCTATGACTGCGACGTAGCAGTGATCGGATCCGGTTTCGGCGGCAGCGTCGCTGCGCTGCGGGCGGCCGAGGCCGGGCGTTCCGTCATCGTGTGCGAACAGGGCAACAGGGTCACCCCTGAGGACCTCCAGCGCGGCGCGGACAGTACCCGGGCGCTGCTGTGGGAACCGGCGCTGGGCCTGAGCGGCTACTTCCGGCAGACGGTCCTGCGCCATGTGACAGTGGTCGGCGGTGTGGGTGTGGGGGGCGGCTCACTCGTCTACGCAGCGGTGCTGTTGCGCCCCGACGCCGAAGTCCTCGCTGCGCCGGGTTGGGCGGCGACCGGGATCGACTGGCACGCAGAACTCGAGCCCCACTTCGCGACCGCAGCGCAGATGTTGGGGCGGCAACGCAATCCCCACCGCGGGATCCAGGACGAATGGCTGCAGCAGGCAGCAGCCGCGATGGGTGCCGCGGACACGTACGGTGCGACGTGGCAGGGAATCGAGTTCGACGACTGTGTTCAGTGCGGGCAATGCATCACCGGCTGCCCATACGGCGCCAAAAGGTCCACCGACCTGACGTATCTGCGTCGCGCCGAGGACCTGGGCGCAACGGTGCGGACCCGCTCCCGGGTGGAGTCGCTCGTGCCCTTGGGCGAACGCGGCGACCACGGGTGGAAAGTGGTGCTGTCCGATCCGGTCGACAGGCGTTCGATCTCCTCACTGATCACGCGTGAGGTGGTACTCGCAGCCGGGGTTCTGGGCACGACCGGCCTGTTGCTGTCGTGCCGGGACCGGTGGGGCACGATGCCCGACCTCTCGCCGCGGCTCGGCGATCACGTGCGCACCAACTCCGAGGCGTTCGCCGCGGTGCTGCACCCTCCGGGCACCGACGTCACCCGAGGCTCCACGATCTCCAGCGACTTCTACCCGGACGAGCGAACCCACATCACCAACAACCGTTTCCCGAAGTCCTACTCGTTCATGAAGTGGTACCTCAGTCCCGCCGTCACCGGAGGTGACCAGCGCGAGCGTCGACGTGCCACGCTGGCGGCGATGCTGCGCCATCCGCGCGAGTCGTTCGCGAACGTGTGGCCGCGCGACTGGCATCGCCGCACGACGGTGCTGACGGTGATGCAGCACGACGACAACGAGATCCGGCTCGAACTGAGTCAAGGGACCACTCGGACGTAG
- a CDS encoding GMC family oxidoreductase, whose amino-acid sequence MPQADAAGAAVARASGGRAYTTVLESLLGIGATAHILGGAVMAPTADTGVVDADHRVFGYDNLRIMDGSVVPENIGVNPSWTITALAERAAERWLAG is encoded by the coding sequence TTGCCGCAGGCGGACGCGGCGGGGGCGGCGGTGGCGCGAGCCAGTGGGGGGCGGGCCTACACGACCGTCCTGGAGTCTCTGTTGGGGATCGGAGCGACCGCTCACATCCTGGGCGGAGCCGTGATGGCCCCGACAGCCGACACTGGCGTCGTCGATGCGGACCATCGCGTTTTCGGCTACGACAACCTGCGCATCATGGACGGCTCTGTGGTGCCGGAGAACATCGGGGTCAACCCGTCCTGGACGATCACAGCGCTCGCGGAGCGGGCTGCTGAGCGCTGGCTGGCCGGCTGA
- a CDS encoding enoyl-CoA hydratase/isomerase family protein yields the protein MIPDLDTIRLKSDGPVLTARIDNPPTDLLDAAVIADLGELTLHLAKDSGVRALVLAGPRPGVFVPHYLIDDILTGTEQLGMATPYAAARAGLAAVAGLSRVPGARSLLAATPAAGLLDLVDTHRTLNRLGRLPQVVIAAIDGDALGGGCELALACDIRIMSRGDYRIGLPELSAGIPPGAGGTQRLMAAVGPLRARALILGAQTLSPDEALGLGLVDSVVAPAELAGVVAGIADTVSGWNPAAVAAAKRALRPPDLAAGLRRESGGFVAAVSGSDAIEHLRRFTTASRSESGRTPWRDRSFLPARFGVSRPASAQQPAPRAL from the coding sequence GTGATCCCCGATCTCGACACCATTCGACTCAAGTCGGACGGCCCGGTGCTCACCGCCCGGATCGACAACCCTCCGACCGATCTGCTCGACGCTGCCGTGATCGCGGACCTGGGGGAGCTCACCCTCCACCTGGCCAAGGACTCCGGCGTCCGCGCTCTGGTCCTCGCGGGACCCCGGCCTGGGGTCTTCGTTCCCCACTACCTGATCGATGACATCCTCACGGGCACCGAGCAACTGGGCATGGCCACCCCCTATGCCGCAGCGCGGGCCGGACTGGCTGCTGTCGCCGGGCTGTCCCGTGTCCCCGGTGCCCGCTCGCTGCTCGCGGCGACACCCGCCGCGGGACTGCTCGATCTGGTCGACACCCATCGGACGTTGAACCGGCTCGGTCGACTGCCACAGGTCGTGATCGCGGCGATCGACGGAGACGCGCTCGGTGGAGGGTGCGAACTCGCGTTGGCCTGCGACATCCGGATCATGTCCCGGGGTGATTACCGCATCGGACTTCCCGAGCTGTCCGCCGGCATCCCGCCCGGCGCGGGCGGCACCCAACGGCTCATGGCCGCGGTCGGCCCCCTGCGGGCTCGCGCGCTCATCCTGGGAGCCCAGACCCTGTCACCCGACGAGGCGTTGGGGCTCGGGCTTGTGGACTCGGTCGTCGCTCCGGCCGAACTGGCCGGTGTCGTGGCCGGCATCGCGGACACCGTGTCCGGGTGGAACCCCGCCGCAGTCGCGGCGGCGAAACGCGCACTCCGCCCGCCTGACCTGGCCGCCGGCCTGCGTCGGGAGTCCGGTGGTTTCGTGGCAGCGGTGTCCGGCTCAGACGCCATCGAGCACCTGCGACGCTTCACCACCGCATCGAGATCCGAGTCCGGCCGCACCCCCTGGCGGGACCGCTCGTTCCTGCCTGCCCGGTTCGGAGTCAGCCGGCCAGCCAGCGCTCAGCAGCCCGCTCCGCGAGCGCTGTGA
- a CDS encoding glycosyltransferase, with product MFEVKLSPRRIEDLSVVVPQDRINRLRDDVVPRMKEKLNGNQIINVNSTAAGGGVAEMLHVLLPLTLGVGVPTRWFVLEGDPEFFAVTKRLHHRLHGNEGDAGHLGPDEQAVMRRVTDANVDVLLDNITPGDVVILHDPQPAPMAAILAARGVPVVWRCHVGVDFDNLFTDEAWEFLREFLYGNVGEYVFTRPSYAPEWVAPDLLRIIKPSIDPLAPKNQELSSETVLGALSGSGIIQGPGFGSASFVRGDGTSAPFRMQAEIVRSGEPPTPDTPLVVQVSRWDPLKDMAGVMRGFVDHVAADTVAHLMLVGPSTASVSDDPEGQSVLDAIIAQWRTLPDDVRSRVHLVSLPMDDPEENGALVNALQRHAAVVTQKSLAEGFGLTVTEAMFKGTPVVASAVGGIADQIDDQVSGILIADPRDLQGFGHAIVGLLGDPVTAQRIGRAARQRAIDVFLPDTSLDMWDDAVLSAISHLQSRSK from the coding sequence ATGTTCGAGGTCAAGCTGTCACCGCGCCGCATCGAGGATCTGTCGGTCGTCGTTCCCCAGGATCGGATCAATCGGCTGCGCGACGATGTCGTTCCGCGGATGAAGGAGAAACTCAACGGCAACCAGATCATCAACGTCAACTCCACCGCCGCGGGTGGCGGAGTCGCGGAGATGCTGCATGTGCTGTTGCCTTTGACCTTGGGTGTCGGAGTCCCGACCCGCTGGTTCGTTCTCGAAGGAGACCCCGAGTTCTTCGCTGTCACCAAGCGGCTGCATCACAGGTTGCACGGCAACGAGGGCGACGCCGGTCATCTCGGCCCGGACGAGCAGGCCGTGATGCGCCGGGTCACCGATGCCAACGTCGACGTGCTCCTCGACAACATCACCCCGGGCGACGTGGTGATCCTGCACGACCCCCAGCCGGCGCCCATGGCCGCCATCCTCGCGGCTCGCGGAGTCCCGGTCGTCTGGCGCTGCCACGTCGGTGTTGATTTCGACAACCTGTTCACCGACGAGGCATGGGAGTTCCTGCGCGAGTTCCTGTACGGCAATGTCGGTGAGTACGTCTTCACGCGCCCCAGTTATGCCCCTGAGTGGGTGGCTCCCGACCTGTTGCGGATCATCAAGCCGTCCATCGATCCGCTGGCGCCCAAGAACCAGGAACTCAGTTCGGAGACCGTCCTGGGGGCGTTGTCCGGGTCCGGCATCATCCAGGGGCCGGGGTTCGGATCGGCGTCATTCGTCCGGGGCGACGGCACCAGTGCGCCGTTTCGCATGCAGGCGGAGATTGTGCGCTCGGGGGAACCGCCGACGCCGGACACGCCGTTGGTGGTGCAGGTGTCGCGGTGGGACCCGCTGAAGGACATGGCAGGTGTGATGCGGGGATTCGTCGACCACGTCGCGGCCGACACCGTGGCGCACCTCATGCTGGTCGGACCCTCCACGGCCTCGGTCTCCGATGATCCCGAGGGGCAGTCGGTGCTGGACGCCATCATCGCGCAGTGGCGCACCCTGCCCGATGACGTGCGGTCTCGGGTCCATCTGGTCAGTCTGCCGATGGACGACCCCGAGGAGAACGGCGCCCTGGTCAACGCTCTGCAGCGCCACGCGGCGGTCGTGACCCAGAAGAGCCTGGCCGAAGGCTTCGGACTCACGGTCACCGAGGCGATGTTCAAGGGCACGCCAGTGGTGGCATCGGCGGTCGGTGGTATCGCCGACCAGATCGACGACCAGGTGTCGGGCATCCTCATCGCGGATCCCCGCGACCTGCAAGGGTTCGGGCACGCCATCGTCGGACTGTTGGGTGACCCGGTGACCGCACAGCGGATCGGCAGAGCAGCCCGGCAGCGTGCCATCGACGTGTTCCTCCCCGACACCAGCCTGGACATGTGGGACGACGCCGTCCTGTCGGCCATCAGCCATTTGCAGTCCCGGTCCAAATGA